A part of Pantoea vagans genomic DNA contains:
- a CDS encoding putative adenosine monophosphate-protein transferase Fic, with the protein MDSNTAVTQDPYLWQHDTVLKNLADIHDAAQLRKAELSFSAARAATLELGPRNPGLPYLRQIHRTLFQDIYSWAGELRTIDIWRDETPFCHFEYIEKEGNALMAALEEEKGLAELPRDEFIQRIAHYYCEINMLHPFRHGNGRAQRIFFEQLALHAGYLLSWEETDAESWKAANQAGVAGDLAPLEQVFAKVVSEAA; encoded by the coding sequence ATGGACTCTAATACCGCTGTGACCCAGGATCCTTACCTGTGGCAGCATGACACGGTGCTGAAAAATCTGGCCGACATTCATGACGCCGCGCAACTGCGCAAGGCGGAGCTGAGCTTCAGTGCAGCGCGTGCCGCCACGCTGGAACTGGGGCCGCGTAATCCCGGATTGCCTTACCTGCGCCAGATCCACCGCACGCTGTTCCAGGACATTTACAGCTGGGCCGGCGAACTGCGCACCATCGATATCTGGCGTGATGAGACGCCGTTCTGCCATTTTGAATATATCGAAAAGGAAGGTAACGCGCTGATGGCCGCGCTGGAGGAGGAGAAAGGCCTGGCTGAGTTGCCGCGTGACGAATTTATTCAGCGCATCGCTCATTACTACTGCGAAATCAATATGCTGCATCCTTTCCGTCATGGAAATGGCCGGGCGCAGCGGATTTTCTTTGAACAGCTGGCGCTGCATGCCGGTTATCTGCTTTCATGGGAAGAGACGGACGCGGAGAGCTGGAAAGCCGCTAATCAGGCCGGTGTAGCCGGAGACCTGGCCCCGCTGGAGCAGGTGTTTGCGAAAGTGGTGAGTGAGGCGGCTTAA
- a CDS encoding phosphoribulokinase → MSARHPIIAVTGSSGAGTTTTSLAFRKIFQQLDLHAAELEGDSFHRFTRPEMDMAIRKARDLGRHVSYFGPEANDFGLLEQSFKEYGHSGQGQSRKYLHTYDEAVPWNQVPGTFTPWQPLPQNTDILFYEGLHGGVVTAQHNVAEQVDLLVGVVPIVNLEWIQKLVRDTGERGHSREAVMDSVVRSMEDYINYITPQFSRTHINFQRVPTIDTSNPFAARAIPSLDESFVVIHFQGLEDIDFPYLLAMLQGSFISHINTLVVPGGKMGLAMELIMGPLVKRLMEGKRIE, encoded by the coding sequence ATGTCTGCACGTCATCCCATTATCGCGGTGACCGGTTCCAGCGGCGCAGGAACCACTACCACCAGCCTGGCATTCCGCAAAATCTTTCAGCAGCTTGACCTGCACGCGGCGGAGCTTGAAGGTGACAGCTTTCACCGCTTTACCCGCCCGGAAATGGATATGGCGATTCGTAAGGCGCGCGATCTGGGACGTCATGTCAGCTATTTCGGCCCGGAAGCCAATGACTTTGGCCTGCTGGAGCAGAGCTTTAAAGAGTATGGTCACAGCGGGCAGGGGCAGTCGCGTAAATATCTGCACACCTACGATGAAGCCGTGCCGTGGAATCAGGTACCCGGTACTTTCACGCCCTGGCAGCCGCTACCGCAGAATACCGATATTCTTTTTTATGAAGGATTACATGGCGGTGTGGTGACGGCGCAGCACAACGTGGCGGAACAGGTGGATCTGCTGGTGGGCGTGGTACCAATTGTTAACCTGGAGTGGATTCAGAAGCTGGTGCGCGACACCGGCGAGCGCGGTCATTCACGTGAAGCAGTGATGGATTCCGTGGTGCGCTCAATGGAAGATTACATCAACTACATCACGCCCCAGTTTTCACGCACCCATATCAACTTTCAGCGCGTTCCAACCATCGATACTTCCAACCCGTTCGCAGCCCGCGCCATTCCGTCACTGGATGAGAGCTTTGTCGTGATTCACTTTCAGGGGCTGGAGGACATTGACTTCCCCTACCTGCTGGCAATGCTGCAGGGTTCGTTTATCTCGCACATTAATACGCTGGTGGTGCCTGGCGGCAAAATGGGGCTGGCGATGGAGTTGATCATGGGCCCGCTGGTGAAGCGGCTGATGGAAGGTAAACGGATTGAGTAA
- a CDS encoding OsmC family protein, translating into MQARVKWVEGLTFLGESSSGHQILMDGNSGDKAPSPMEMVLMAAGGCSAIDVVSILQKGRNDVADCEVKLTSERREEAPRIFTHINLHFIVSGKALQDKAVSRAVDLSAEKYCSVAIMLGKGVTITHSYEVVEL; encoded by the coding sequence ATGCAGGCAAGAGTGAAATGGGTAGAAGGGCTGACATTCCTCGGAGAATCCTCATCCGGCCATCAGATACTGATGGATGGTAATTCGGGTGATAAAGCGCCCAGCCCAATGGAGATGGTGCTGATGGCGGCGGGCGGATGCAGCGCGATTGACGTGGTATCAATTCTGCAAAAAGGCCGCAACGATGTGGCTGATTGTGAAGTAAAACTGACCTCAGAACGTCGTGAAGAGGCGCCGCGAATCTTTACGCACATCAACCTGCATTTTATCGTGAGTGGCAAAGCGCTCCAGGATAAAGCGGTCTCACGCGCCGTCGATCTTTCGGCGGAAAAATATTGCTCGGTAGCCATCATGCTGGGTAAAGGTGTGACGATTACGCATAGCTATGAGGTGGTTGAGCTGTAG
- a CDS encoding aminodeoxychorismate/anthranilate synthase component II, giving the protein MLLLIDNYDSFTWNLYQYFCELGAQVQVVRNDAITLEQMAALPLTHLVISPGPCTPSESGISLAAIRHFAGNVPVLGVCLGHQAIAQAYGAKVVRARQVMHGKTSAIQHTGQGVFRNLNNPLTVTRYHSLIVQRDSLPDAFEVTAWTVRDGEPDEIMGFRHKTLALEGVQFHPESILSEQGHQLLRNFLAQ; this is encoded by the coding sequence ATGCTGCTGCTTATCGACAATTACGACTCCTTTACCTGGAATCTTTATCAATACTTCTGCGAGCTGGGCGCGCAGGTTCAGGTGGTGCGCAATGATGCCATCACCCTGGAGCAGATGGCAGCGTTACCGCTGACCCATCTGGTCATCTCCCCTGGTCCCTGCACGCCGTCAGAGTCGGGCATCTCGCTGGCGGCGATTCGGCATTTCGCCGGTAATGTGCCGGTGCTGGGTGTTTGCCTGGGCCATCAGGCGATTGCGCAGGCCTATGGCGCGAAGGTGGTGCGGGCGCGTCAGGTGATGCACGGCAAAACCTCCGCGATTCAGCACACCGGCCAGGGCGTGTTCCGAAATCTCAATAATCCCCTTACCGTGACCCGCTACCACTCGCTGATTGTGCAGCGCGATTCCCTGCCCGATGCGTTCGAGGTGACGGCCTGGACGGTGCGTGACGGCGAGCCTGACGAAATTATGGGATTCCGCCATAAAACCCTGGCGCTGGAAGGCGTGCAGTTCCATCCCGAGAGCATTCTCAGCGAGCAGGGACATCAGCTGCTGCGCAATTTCCTTGCGCAATAA
- a CDS encoding YheU family protein, protein MIIPWQQVSPETLENLIETFVLREGTDYGEHERSLLDKVADVRRQLETGEVVLVWSELHESVNIMPRKEFRG, encoded by the coding sequence GTGATTATTCCCTGGCAACAGGTCTCTCCTGAGACCCTTGAAAATCTGATTGAAACCTTTGTGCTGCGTGAAGGCACTGACTATGGCGAGCATGAACGCAGCCTGCTGGACAAGGTGGCTGATGTGCGACGCCAGCTGGAAACCGGTGAAGTGGTGCTGGTGTGGTCGGAACTGCATGAATCGGTCAATATCATGCCGCGCAAAGAATTTCGTGGCTGA
- a CDS encoding LysE family translocator, whose amino-acid sequence MELSLFLSMLGFLWVAAITPGPNNMLLTASGANFGFLRTIPLMIGIMIGMQVMLLMVAFGVGGLILLYPSLHLVLKIAGSLYLLWLAWKIATSSYEKLETDQAPDAPMPFWQGGLLQLINPKAWLMALGAVASFSLAGDAYRHSVMAISVGMFLVNLVSGAIWMAFGAMIGRILRSRRAWKIFNLAMGLLTAACVLLIWH is encoded by the coding sequence ATGGAACTGAGTCTTTTCTTATCAATGTTGGGCTTTCTTTGGGTCGCGGCGATTACGCCCGGGCCTAATAATATGTTACTCACCGCCTCAGGCGCTAATTTTGGCTTTCTGCGCACCATTCCGCTGATGATCGGCATCATGATCGGTATGCAGGTGATGCTGCTGATGGTGGCCTTTGGCGTTGGCGGTCTGATCCTGCTCTATCCGTCGCTGCACCTGGTGCTGAAGATCGCCGGTAGCCTCTATCTGCTCTGGCTGGCGTGGAAGATAGCGACGTCCAGCTATGAAAAGCTGGAAACCGATCAGGCACCGGATGCGCCGATGCCGTTCTGGCAGGGTGGGTTGCTGCAGCTTATCAATCCTAAGGCCTGGCTGATGGCGCTGGGCGCGGTCGCCAGCTTCAGTCTGGCGGGTGATGCATATCGTCATTCAGTGATGGCGATAAGCGTCGGCATGTTTCTGGTCAATCTGGTGTCAGGCGCGATCTGGATGGCATTTGGCGCGATGATCGGCCGCATTCTGCGCAGCCGTCGCGCCTGGAAAATCTTTAACCTGGCTATGGGGCTGCTGACTGCGGCCTGCGTGCTGTTAATCTGGCACTGA
- a CDS encoding hydrolase encodes MEQTSFYHMKFTGPENEQFTPPDSLRNAHLQTMLPRLLRRRVTFAPHWQRLDLPDGDFVDLAWSEDPQQAQHKPRVVLFHGLEGSFHSPYIHGLMNICRARGWLAVVMHFRGCSGEPNRLNRIYHSGETEDARFFLHWLRTRWGQVPTVAIGFSLGGNMLGCLLGQQGAAAEVDAGVIVSAPLLLEPCSVKLERGFSRFYQYYLLAQLKKNARRKLHAWPDTLPVNLAQLKALRRLRDFDDAITARAHGFVDAADYYHRASAMPWLKHAEKPLLIIHAKDDPFMSDEVIPHSSQLSATITYQLTPHGGHVGFVGGTLRQPEMWLEQRIPQWIAPFLDN; translated from the coding sequence ATGGAACAGACAAGCTTTTACCACATGAAATTTACCGGACCGGAAAACGAGCAATTCACGCCGCCTGACAGCCTGCGTAACGCCCACCTGCAGACAATGCTGCCGCGCCTGCTGCGTCGCCGTGTCACGTTCGCGCCTCACTGGCAGCGACTCGATCTGCCGGATGGCGACTTCGTCGATCTCGCCTGGAGCGAAGATCCACAACAGGCGCAGCATAAACCGCGCGTCGTGCTGTTTCATGGGCTGGAGGGCAGCTTTCACAGCCCCTATATTCATGGCCTGATGAACATCTGCCGTGCGCGCGGCTGGCTGGCAGTGGTGATGCATTTTCGCGGCTGCAGCGGCGAACCTAACCGGCTCAATCGCATCTATCACTCCGGCGAAACGGAAGATGCCCGCTTTTTCCTGCACTGGCTGCGTACGCGCTGGGGCCAGGTGCCGACCGTTGCCATCGGTTTTTCGCTGGGCGGCAATATGCTGGGCTGCCTGCTGGGCCAGCAGGGCGCAGCTGCCGAAGTGGATGCAGGCGTCATTGTATCCGCCCCGCTGCTGCTGGAGCCGTGTAGCGTAAAACTGGAACGCGGCTTCTCACGCTTCTATCAATACTATTTGCTGGCGCAGCTGAAGAAAAATGCCCGCCGTAAACTGCACGCCTGGCCGGACACGCTGCCGGTTAATCTGGCGCAGCTAAAAGCACTGCGGCGACTGCGCGATTTTGATGATGCGATTACCGCCCGTGCCCACGGTTTTGTCGATGCAGCCGATTACTATCATCGTGCCAGCGCCATGCCCTGGCTGAAGCACGCAGAGAAACCGCTGCTAATCATCCACGCCAAAGACGATCCCTTCATGAGTGATGAGGTGATCCCGCACAGCAGCCAATTATCTGCCACTATTACTTATCAACTGACACCACACGGCGGCCACGTCGGTTTTGTCGGCGGGACATTACGCCAGCCCGAAATGTGGCTGGAACAGCGCATCCCGCAGTGGATCGCCCCTTTTCTGGATAACTGA
- a CDS encoding YccS/YhfK family putative transporter, which translates to MWRRIIYHPEVNYALRQTLVLCLPVALGWLAGDLQKGLLFSLVPACCNIAGLDTPHKRFFKRLIVGGSLFALGSFLIQWLTLHAIPLPLILFAMPLLLGVTGEISPLHGRLLPGTLIAAIFTLSLIGRMPIYVTPLLYIGGTLWYGVFNWFWFWLWKEQPMRESLSLIYRELANYCDAKYTLLTQLTDPEKALPPLLAHQQKVVDLINTCYQQMHMLSASRDHSHKRLTRAFQVALDLQEHISVSLHRPEEVQKLVEQSHAEAVIRWNAKTISARLRVLADNILYHQLPDRFAMDKQLGALEKIAHQHPDNPVGNFCLYHFNRIARVLRTQKPLYQRDLMADRQRRLPLLPALRSYLSFRSSALRTAGRFAVMLMLGSALALFFNIPKPYWILMTIMFVSQNGYSATRVRIQHRALGTFAGLVIAAATLRLAVPESLVLLIMLAITFISYRFTRQFYGWSMIGFTVTAVYSLQLLSLNGAQFLLPRLMDTLMGCLIAFGGMLWLWPQWQSGLLRQNAHDALETYQDALRLLLGDEQSPEKLAYQRVKVNQAHNALFNSLNQAMQEPAFNSRYLSDMRLWVTHSQFIVEHINAITILAREHTMLTASLAQRYLQSCEIALQRCQQRLEYDGESSQVNLLDDLENISEGPITVVEQHVRRILDHLSVMYTISSLAWNQRPQHGRWLIRRLRKN; encoded by the coding sequence ATGTGGCGTCGAATCATTTACCATCCTGAAGTTAACTACGCCTTGCGGCAAACGCTGGTGCTCTGTCTGCCGGTCGCACTGGGCTGGCTGGCTGGCGACCTGCAAAAAGGTCTGCTGTTCTCGTTAGTGCCCGCCTGCTGCAATATCGCCGGTCTCGATACTCCGCATAAACGCTTCTTCAAACGTCTGATTGTGGGCGGCAGCCTGTTTGCCCTCGGCAGCTTCCTGATCCAATGGCTCACTCTGCATGCGATTCCACTGCCGCTGATCCTCTTCGCTATGCCTTTGCTGCTTGGCGTCACCGGTGAGATTAGTCCGCTGCATGGCCGTCTGCTACCCGGCACCCTTATTGCCGCCATCTTTACCCTCAGCCTGATTGGCCGCATGCCCATCTATGTCACTCCGCTGCTCTATATCGGCGGCACGCTCTGGTATGGGGTATTTAACTGGTTCTGGTTCTGGCTGTGGAAAGAGCAGCCGATGCGTGAGAGCCTGAGCCTGATCTACCGCGAACTGGCCAACTACTGCGACGCCAAATATACCCTGCTGACGCAGCTGACCGATCCCGAAAAAGCGCTGCCGCCGCTGCTGGCTCACCAGCAGAAAGTGGTCGATCTGATCAACACCTGTTATCAGCAGATGCACATGCTGTCGGCAAGCCGCGATCACAGCCATAAGCGGCTGACGCGCGCTTTTCAGGTGGCGCTCGATCTGCAGGAGCATATCTCGGTCAGCCTGCACCGCCCGGAAGAGGTGCAAAAGCTGGTGGAGCAGAGCCATGCTGAAGCGGTGATCCGCTGGAATGCTAAAACCATCTCGGCCCGGCTGCGGGTACTGGCGGATAACATCCTTTATCACCAGTTACCCGACCGCTTTGCGATGGATAAACAACTCGGCGCGCTGGAGAAAATTGCTCATCAGCACCCCGATAATCCGGTGGGTAACTTCTGCCTTTATCACTTCAACCGCATTGCGCGCGTGCTGCGCACCCAGAAGCCGCTTTACCAGCGCGATCTGATGGCAGACCGCCAGCGCCGCCTGCCGCTGTTACCGGCGCTGCGCAGTTATCTCTCGTTTCGCTCGTCGGCGCTGCGCACGGCGGGTCGCTTTGCGGTGATGCTGATGCTGGGCAGCGCGCTGGCGCTGTTCTTCAATATCCCCAAACCCTACTGGATCCTGATGACCATTATGTTCGTCAGCCAGAACGGCTACAGCGCCACCCGCGTCCGTATCCAGCACCGGGCATTGGGCACCTTTGCAGGACTGGTGATTGCGGCCGCCACGCTGCGGCTGGCGGTGCCGGAGTCACTGGTGCTGCTGATCATGCTGGCGATCACCTTTATCAGCTATCGCTTTACCCGCCAGTTCTATGGCTGGTCGATGATTGGCTTTACGGTCACGGCGGTTTACTCGCTGCAACTGCTGTCACTGAATGGCGCACAGTTTCTGCTGCCGCGACTGATGGATACGCTGATGGGCTGTTTGATCGCCTTTGGCGGGATGCTGTGGCTGTGGCCGCAGTGGCAGAGCGGCTTACTGCGGCAGAACGCCCACGATGCGCTGGAAACCTATCAGGATGCGCTGCGGCTCTTGCTGGGTGACGAACAGTCGCCAGAGAAACTGGCTTATCAGCGCGTGAAAGTGAATCAGGCACACAATGCGCTGTTTAACTCACTGAATCAGGCGATGCAGGAACCGGCATTCAACTCCCGCTATCTCAGTGATATGCGGCTCTGGGTCACCCACAGTCAGTTTATCGTCGAGCATATCAATGCGATAACGATTCTGGCGCGCGAGCACACGATGCTGACCGCCTCGCTGGCTCAACGCTATCTGCAATCCTGCGAAATTGCGCTGCAGCGGTGTCAGCAGCGGCTGGAATATGATGGTGAAAGCTCACAGGTGAATCTGCTGGATGACCTTGAGAACATCAGTGAAGGACCGATCACGGTGGTGGAACAGCATGTGCGGCGCATTCTCGATCACCTGAGCGTGATGTACACCATTTCATCGCTGGCGTGGAACCAGCGACCGCAACATGGCCGCTGGCTAATCAGACGCTTACGCAAAAACTAA
- the argD gene encoding bifunctional acetylornithine/succinyldiaminopimelate transaminase, whose product MAAEKIAVTRETFDNVILPVYAPAQFVPVKGKGSRVWDQQGKEYIDFSGGIAVTALGHCHPALVETLKSQGETLWHTSNVFTNEPALRLASKLIQATFADRVFFANSGAEANEAAFKLARYYACKRHSPFKSKIIAFHNAFHGRTLFTVTVGGQPKYSDGFGPKPADIVHVPFNDLDAVKAVIDDHTCAIVVEPIQGEGGVMPATQEFMQGLRELCDQHQALLVLDEVQSGMGRSGKLFAYEHYGVQPDILTSAKALGGGFPVSAMLTTNEIASTMAPGVHGTTYGGNPLACAIAETALDIINTPEVLAGVEMRRQHFVTALQAIDAKYDLFSDIRGKGLLIGAALKPQHAGRSRDILNAAAAEGVMVLVAGTDVMRFAPSLIIEPADIEEGMSRFATAVGKVLNG is encoded by the coding sequence ATGGCAGCGGAAAAAATTGCGGTCACGCGGGAGACGTTCGATAACGTTATTTTGCCTGTTTATGCACCTGCGCAGTTTGTGCCGGTAAAAGGCAAAGGCAGTCGCGTATGGGATCAGCAGGGCAAAGAGTATATCGACTTCTCGGGTGGTATTGCCGTTACCGCACTTGGACACTGCCATCCTGCGCTGGTGGAAACACTGAAAAGCCAGGGCGAAACGCTGTGGCACACCAGCAATGTCTTTACCAACGAACCGGCGCTACGTCTTGCCAGTAAGCTCATTCAGGCGACCTTTGCCGATCGCGTCTTCTTCGCCAACTCCGGTGCCGAAGCCAATGAAGCGGCGTTTAAGCTGGCGCGTTACTACGCCTGCAAACGTCACAGCCCGTTCAAAAGTAAGATCATCGCGTTTCATAACGCTTTTCATGGCCGGACGCTGTTTACCGTTACGGTCGGCGGCCAGCCAAAATATTCTGACGGATTCGGCCCTAAACCAGCAGATATCGTTCATGTGCCGTTCAATGACCTGGACGCCGTGAAAGCGGTCATTGACGATCACACCTGTGCCATTGTGGTTGAACCGATTCAGGGTGAGGGCGGCGTCATGCCCGCGACGCAGGAATTTATGCAGGGACTGCGCGAGCTTTGCGATCAGCATCAGGCGCTGCTGGTGCTGGACGAAGTACAGAGCGGTATGGGACGCAGCGGCAAGCTGTTCGCCTATGAGCATTATGGCGTCCAGCCCGATATTCTGACCTCAGCCAAAGCGCTGGGCGGCGGTTTCCCGGTGAGCGCCATGCTGACCACCAACGAGATCGCTTCGACCATGGCACCAGGCGTGCATGGCACCACCTATGGCGGTAATCCGCTGGCCTGCGCCATTGCTGAAACCGCGCTGGATATTATTAATACGCCGGAGGTGCTGGCGGGCGTCGAGATGCGTCGTCAGCACTTTGTCACGGCGCTGCAGGCCATCGACGCGAAGTATGACCTGTTCAGTGACATTCGCGGCAAAGGTCTGCTGATTGGCGCGGCGCTGAAACCTCAGCATGCCGGCAGGTCGCGCGACATTCTGAATGCAGCTGCCGCTGAAGGGGTGATGGTGCTGGTGGCGGGCACCGACGTGATGCGCTTTGCCCCGTCGCTGATCATCGAGCCTGCTGACATTGAAGAGGGCATGAGCCGCTTCGCCACCGCCGTCGGCAAAGTGCTCAACGGCTAG
- the crp gene encoding cAMP-activated global transcriptional regulator CRP, with the protein MVLGKPQTDPTLEWFLSHCHIHKYPSKSTLIHQGEKAETLYYIVKGSVAVLIKDEEGKEMILSYLNQGDFIGELGLFEEGQERSAWVRAKSACEVAEISYKKFRQLIQVNPDILMRLSSQMARRLQVTSEKVGNLAFLDVTGRIAQTLLNLAKQPDAMTHPDGMQIKITRQEIGQIVGCSRETVGRILKMLEDQNLISAHGKTIVVYGTR; encoded by the coding sequence ATGGTTCTCGGCAAACCGCAAACAGACCCTACACTCGAATGGTTCCTGTCCCATTGCCATATTCACAAGTATCCATCCAAAAGTACGCTGATTCACCAAGGTGAAAAAGCAGAAACGCTTTACTACATCGTGAAAGGTTCCGTCGCGGTTCTGATTAAAGATGAAGAAGGCAAAGAGATGATTCTTTCCTACCTGAATCAGGGCGATTTCATTGGTGAGCTTGGCCTGTTCGAAGAAGGTCAGGAGCGCAGCGCCTGGGTACGTGCGAAAAGCGCGTGCGAAGTAGCGGAGATTTCTTACAAGAAATTCCGTCAGCTGATCCAGGTTAACCCCGACATCCTGATGCGACTCTCCTCGCAGATGGCGCGTCGCCTGCAGGTCACGTCTGAAAAAGTGGGTAACCTCGCTTTCCTCGACGTCACCGGACGCATTGCACAGACTCTGCTTAACCTGGCGAAGCAGCCAGATGCCATGACGCATCCCGACGGCATGCAAATTAAAATCACTCGTCAGGAAATTGGCCAGATTGTGGGTTGTTCACGTGAAACCGTGGGCCGAATTCTGAAGATGCTGGAAGATCAGAACCTGATCTCCGCACACGGCAAAACCATCGTCGTTTACGGCACCCGCTAA